A window of the Serratia sarumanii genome harbors these coding sequences:
- the nadA gene encoding quinolinate synthase NadA, with product MSEMFDVNAAVYPFPPKPVPLDVAEKAFYREKIKTLLKQRNAVMVAHYYTDPEIQALAEETGGCVADSLEMARFGSTHPASTLLVAGVRFMGETAKILSPEKQVLMPTLFAECSLDLGCPEEEFHAFCDSHPDRTVVVYANTSAAVKARADWVVTSSIAVELIEHLDSLGEKIIWAPDRHLGSYVQKHTGADVLCWQGACIVHDEFKTQALRRMKALYPQAAILVHPESPQAVVELADAVGSTSQLIQAAKTLPHQQLIVATDRGIFYKMQQACPDKELFEAPTAGEGATCRSCAHCPWMAMNGLKAIAEGLEQGGAQHEIHVDAALREKALVPLNRMLDFAAQLKMQVKGNA from the coding sequence ATGAGTGAAATGTTTGATGTCAATGCGGCGGTGTATCCCTTCCCGCCTAAACCGGTACCGCTGGACGTAGCCGAAAAAGCCTTTTATCGCGAGAAGATCAAAACCCTGCTCAAGCAGCGCAATGCGGTGATGGTCGCCCACTATTATACCGATCCGGAAATCCAGGCGCTGGCGGAAGAAACCGGCGGCTGCGTGGCGGATTCGCTGGAAATGGCGCGCTTCGGTAGCACCCATCCGGCTTCCACGCTGCTGGTGGCCGGCGTGCGTTTCATGGGGGAAACCGCCAAGATCCTCAGCCCGGAAAAGCAGGTGCTGATGCCGACGCTGTTTGCCGAATGTTCGCTGGATCTGGGCTGCCCGGAAGAGGAGTTTCATGCGTTTTGCGACAGCCATCCCGATCGTACCGTGGTGGTCTATGCGAACACCTCGGCGGCGGTCAAAGCGCGCGCTGACTGGGTGGTCACTTCCAGCATCGCCGTCGAGCTGATCGAACACCTGGACAGCCTGGGCGAGAAGATCATCTGGGCGCCGGATCGCCATCTCGGCAGCTACGTGCAGAAGCATACCGGCGCCGACGTGCTGTGTTGGCAAGGCGCCTGCATTGTCCATGACGAGTTCAAGACTCAGGCGCTGCGGCGCATGAAGGCGCTCTATCCGCAGGCGGCCATTCTGGTGCATCCCGAATCGCCACAGGCGGTGGTTGAATTGGCGGATGCGGTGGGATCGACCAGCCAACTGATTCAGGCGGCGAAAACATTGCCGCATCAACAGCTGATCGTCGCCACCGATCGCGGTATCTTTTACAAGATGCAGCAGGCCTGTCCGGACAAGGAGCTGTTCGAAGCGCCGACCGCCGGAGAAGGGGCGACCTGCCGCAGCTGCGCGCACTGCCCGTGGATGGCGATGAATGGCCTGAAGGCGATTGCCGAAGGGCTGGAGCAGGGGGGCGCGCAGCATGAGATCCATGTGGACGCCGCGCTGCGTGAAAAGGCGCTGGTGCCGCTGAACCGCATGCTGGATTTCGCCGCTCAGCTTAAAATGCAGGTTAAAGGCAACGCTTAA
- the pnuC gene encoding nicotinamide riboside transporter PnuC, translating to MSFFSTSNILVHIPLGAGGYDLSWIEAIGTLFGLLCIWYASKEKIINYLFGLINVTLFAVIFFQIQLYASLLLQLFFFGANIYGWYAWSRQTQDNQAELQIRWLPLPKALAWAAVCVIGIGLMTFNIDRVFAWLTQIAVAVMQGLGLNVQMPELQPDAFPFWDSAMMVLSIVAMILMTRKYVENWLLWVVIDVISVAIFAYQGVYAMALEYVILTLIALNGSWLWIKSAGRNGSNPLSSAP from the coding sequence ATGAGCTTCTTCAGTACCAGCAATATTCTGGTGCACATTCCGCTTGGCGCGGGCGGTTACGATCTGTCGTGGATCGAAGCCATCGGCACGCTGTTCGGGTTGCTGTGCATCTGGTACGCCAGCAAGGAAAAAATCATCAACTACCTGTTCGGCCTGATCAACGTCACGCTGTTCGCGGTGATTTTCTTCCAGATCCAGCTGTACGCCAGCCTGCTGCTGCAGCTGTTCTTTTTCGGCGCCAATATTTACGGTTGGTATGCCTGGAGCCGCCAGACCCAGGATAATCAGGCTGAGCTGCAGATCCGCTGGCTGCCGCTGCCGAAAGCGTTGGCCTGGGCGGCGGTCTGCGTCATCGGCATCGGCCTGATGACCTTCAATATCGACCGCGTGTTCGCCTGGCTGACGCAGATCGCGGTGGCAGTGATGCAAGGGCTGGGGCTGAACGTGCAGATGCCTGAGCTGCAGCCGGACGCGTTCCCGTTCTGGGATTCGGCGATGATGGTGCTCTCCATCGTGGCGATGATTCTGATGACGCGCAAGTACGTGGAAAACTGGCTGCTGTGGGTGGTTATCGATGTCATCAGCGTGGCGATCTTCGCCTACCAGGGGGTGTACGCGATGGCGCTGGAGTATGTCATTCTGACGCTGATTGCCCTGAACGGCTCCTGGCTATGGATCAAGAGCGCCGGGCGCAATGGTTCCAACCCGCTCTCTTCCGCACCTTAA
- the zitB gene encoding CDF family zinc transporter ZitB, whose translation MSDTPHVHLPKDSNSKRLLTAFLVTAVFMVAEVVGGLLSGSLALLADAGHMLTDAAALLVALMAVHFSQRKPNARHTFGYLRLTTLAAFLNAAALLVIVVFILWEAIRRFFEPQPVMGTPMLIIAVAGLLANLFAFWLLHRGSEEKNINVRAAALHVLGDLLGSVGAIVAAIVILATGWTPIDPILSVLVSCLVLRSAWRLLKESFHELLEGTPQEVDIAKLQKDLCLNIPEVRNIHHVHVWQIGEQKLMTLHAQVIPPHDHDGLLQRIQAYLLEHYKIGHVTIQMEYRHCETPDCGINRAPEPSEHSHAEAHSHLGHRH comes from the coding sequence ATGTCGGACACTCCACACGTACACCTGCCGAAAGACAGTAATAGTAAACGCCTACTGACCGCTTTTTTAGTCACCGCCGTCTTTATGGTGGCCGAGGTGGTCGGCGGCCTGTTGTCCGGCTCGTTGGCGCTGTTGGCCGACGCCGGCCACATGCTGACCGATGCCGCCGCGCTGCTGGTGGCGCTGATGGCGGTGCACTTCTCCCAGCGCAAGCCCAACGCGCGCCACACCTTCGGCTACCTGCGCCTGACCACCCTGGCGGCCTTCCTCAACGCCGCGGCGCTGCTGGTGATCGTGGTATTCATCCTGTGGGAGGCGATACGGCGTTTCTTCGAGCCGCAGCCGGTGATGGGTACCCCGATGCTGATCATCGCCGTAGCGGGGCTGCTGGCGAACCTGTTCGCCTTCTGGCTGCTGCATCGCGGCAGCGAAGAGAAAAATATCAACGTGCGCGCCGCCGCGCTGCATGTGCTGGGCGATCTACTCGGCTCGGTGGGCGCCATCGTCGCCGCCATCGTCATTCTTGCCACCGGCTGGACGCCGATTGACCCGATCCTGTCGGTGCTCGTCTCCTGTCTGGTGCTGCGCAGCGCCTGGCGGCTGCTGAAGGAGAGTTTCCACGAGCTGTTGGAAGGCACGCCGCAGGAGGTCGATATCGCCAAGCTGCAAAAAGACCTGTGCCTGAATATCCCGGAAGTGCGCAACATCCATCACGTGCACGTCTGGCAGATCGGCGAACAGAAGCTGATGACGCTGCATGCGCAGGTGATCCCGCCGCATGACCACGATGGGCTGTTGCAACGCATTCAGGCTTATCTGTTGGAACACTACAAGATTGGCCACGTGACCATTCAGATGGAGTACCGGCACTGCGAGACGCCGGACTGCGGTATCAACCGGGCGCCGGAGCCGAGTGAACACTCACATGCCGAAGCCCACTCCCATCTGGGACATCGTCACTAA
- a CDS encoding ATP-binding protein, with translation MMRRALLLLLLWCGLAQAAEPVRYQLVSNLNTPENMLIVGEKNPWRDRTLRVGIVSENTSPYNIIVDDDLYGLNADYLGYIQQVTGIRFAIYGFADLTQLEQALHDGKIDLLYGIPQSEALHGLAISQPYYVSNLRVLRDRSNDRPVMLNSANARVAIGALTDMQSGGALQAVASQIQRYDNNLQAVYSLLNGSSDYFIADEASASFIIDQLQLGQLYQIESNENLGNLSFVFAADDSRLIDTLDTAIADAPMELMNALQGRWSKKIPSYLDTGNADLTTMEKNWVASHRVVYYAAIENNFPFAYRGSDGQPRGYAIDILNIIAQNTGLRFAPLWARNAEQADLLVQSGQASFRAALPLARGVKARYGASMPIHRSLWGVYVGQHANGISTWSDLAGKRIGVLQGDLARGLVPEQEQTVSFADSKSMYDALANGQLDALVDNVISANFLALSRYSGAIKLAFAANNIPYPVAFGVRRDQPLLLAILDKNLMQIPADTLQSLRDEWIVDRSNLIDAVNDNRMPPQTTWLLALLAAATVLLLALTLRRFMLQRREKRERKELEHARRRAEAENRMKSKFLATVSHELRTPMHAILGLLELELKRQPAPEGLPVIYSSASSLLNLLNDLQDHARLETGSLTLAPKPVVLRPWVARIDALYRPLIGERPLTLSVLADPALPEAVVIDGERLLQVANNLINNAIKFTPRGAIQVEIGWRAQDERQGELHLTVNDSGCGIAADEIDKLFQPFYRARGAQRISVQGTGLGLSICKEIVEQMGGRIELRSQPGVGTRVEVAIPVELSGAAPVAAPEESPFALPSSALRTALIDDHPTNLLLMERQLRHFGLQPARFEQGYALLKAQRRQPFDLLFIDYNMPRPDGLTLARLIRRDEQRLQRPPCRIVLCSADVQEFTRIPPGLVAIDHFLTKPISLAAIGQVLAQQPQVQEAKSVLTDLRQTLAEMAGGDRAMLQRLAQTLGDTLRQDRQRLADAVAANDWPRLEQAAHRIKGSLLMLQLPEAAQLCQQLVETARRGALAAAAYTKLKALVAQIVPELDALLAAAPTLAMHKDE, from the coding sequence ATGATGCGCCGCGCCCTGCTGCTACTGCTGCTGTGGTGCGGTCTGGCGCAGGCGGCAGAGCCGGTGCGCTATCAGCTGGTCAGCAATCTGAATACCCCCGAGAATATGCTGATCGTCGGCGAGAAAAACCCCTGGCGCGACCGTACGCTGCGCGTCGGCATCGTCAGTGAGAACACCAGCCCGTACAACATCATCGTGGATGACGATCTATATGGGCTGAATGCCGACTACCTCGGCTATATCCAGCAGGTGACCGGCATTCGCTTCGCCATTTACGGCTTTGCCGATCTGACGCAGCTGGAGCAGGCGCTGCACGACGGCAAGATCGATCTGCTGTACGGCATCCCGCAGAGTGAGGCGCTGCACGGCCTGGCGATCTCTCAGCCCTATTACGTCAGCAACCTGCGCGTATTGCGCGATCGCAGCAACGATCGGCCGGTGATGCTCAACTCCGCCAACGCCCGCGTCGCAATCGGCGCGCTGACCGACATGCAGTCCGGCGGCGCTCTGCAGGCGGTCGCGTCGCAGATCCAGCGCTACGACAACAATCTGCAGGCGGTCTACTCGCTGCTCAACGGCAGCAGCGACTACTTTATCGCCGACGAGGCCAGCGCCAGCTTTATCATCGATCAGCTGCAGCTCGGCCAGCTCTATCAGATTGAAAGCAACGAGAACCTGGGCAACCTGTCCTTCGTGTTCGCCGCCGACGACTCGCGGCTGATAGACACGCTGGACACCGCCATCGCCGACGCGCCGATGGAGCTGATGAACGCCCTGCAGGGCCGCTGGAGCAAGAAGATCCCCAGCTACCTCGACACCGGCAATGCCGATCTGACGACGATGGAGAAGAATTGGGTGGCGAGCCACCGCGTGGTTTACTACGCCGCCATCGAGAACAACTTCCCGTTCGCCTACCGCGGCTCCGACGGCCAGCCGCGCGGCTACGCCATCGACATTCTCAACATCATCGCGCAAAACACCGGGCTGCGTTTCGCGCCGCTGTGGGCGCGCAACGCCGAGCAGGCCGATCTGCTGGTGCAGTCCGGCCAGGCCAGCTTCCGCGCCGCCCTGCCGCTGGCGCGCGGCGTCAAGGCGCGCTACGGCGCCAGCATGCCGATCCACCGTTCGCTGTGGGGGGTTTACGTCGGCCAGCACGCTAACGGCATTTCCACCTGGAGCGATTTGGCCGGCAAGCGCATCGGCGTGCTGCAGGGCGATTTGGCGCGGGGGCTGGTGCCGGAACAGGAGCAGACTGTCAGCTTCGCCGACAGTAAGTCGATGTATGACGCGCTGGCCAACGGCCAGCTGGATGCGCTGGTGGATAACGTCATCTCCGCCAACTTTTTGGCGCTGTCACGCTATTCCGGTGCCATCAAGCTGGCCTTCGCCGCCAACAACATCCCCTATCCGGTGGCCTTCGGCGTGCGCCGCGATCAACCTCTTCTGTTGGCGATCCTCGATAAGAACCTGATGCAGATCCCGGCGGACACCCTGCAATCGCTGCGCGACGAGTGGATCGTCGACCGCAGCAACCTGATCGACGCGGTGAATGACAACCGCATGCCGCCGCAGACCACCTGGCTGCTGGCGCTGCTGGCCGCCGCCACCGTGCTGCTGCTGGCGCTGACGCTGCGCCGTTTCATGCTGCAGCGCCGTGAAAAACGCGAACGCAAAGAACTCGAGCACGCGCGCCGCCGCGCCGAGGCGGAAAACCGCATGAAGAGCAAATTCCTCGCCACCGTCAGCCATGAGCTGCGCACGCCGATGCACGCCATCCTTGGCCTGCTGGAACTGGAGCTCAAACGCCAACCCGCGCCGGAAGGCCTGCCGGTGATATACAGCTCGGCCTCATCGCTGCTCAACCTGCTCAACGACCTGCAGGATCACGCGCGGCTGGAAACCGGCTCGCTGACGCTGGCGCCGAAACCGGTGGTGCTGCGCCCCTGGGTCGCACGCATCGACGCCCTCTACCGGCCGCTGATCGGCGAGCGGCCGTTGACGCTGAGCGTGCTGGCGGATCCGGCATTGCCGGAGGCGGTAGTGATTGATGGTGAGCGTTTACTTCAGGTGGCTAACAACCTGATAAACAACGCGATAAAATTTACGCCGCGCGGCGCCATTCAGGTCGAGATCGGCTGGCGCGCGCAGGATGAGCGGCAGGGGGAATTGCATCTGACGGTGAACGACAGCGGCTGCGGTATCGCCGCCGATGAAATAGACAAACTGTTCCAACCGTTTTACCGCGCGCGCGGCGCGCAACGCATCTCGGTGCAGGGTACCGGTTTGGGGCTGTCGATCTGCAAAGAGATCGTCGAACAGATGGGCGGCCGCATCGAGCTGCGCTCGCAGCCGGGCGTAGGCACCCGCGTCGAGGTCGCGATACCGGTCGAGCTGAGCGGCGCGGCGCCGGTTGCCGCCCCGGAGGAAAGCCCCTTTGCTCTGCCGTCTTCCGCCTTGCGTACCGCGCTGATCGACGATCACCCCACCAATCTGTTGCTGATGGAGCGCCAGCTGCGCCACTTCGGGCTGCAACCCGCCCGCTTCGAACAAGGCTATGCGCTGTTGAAGGCCCAACGCCGGCAACCGTTCGATCTGCTGTTTATCGACTATAACATGCCGCGCCCGGACGGCCTGACGCTGGCCAGGCTGATCCGCCGCGACGAACAGCGGCTGCAACGCCCGCCTTGCCGCATCGTGCTCTGCTCGGCAGACGTGCAGGAGTTTACCCGCATTCCTCCGGGGCTGGTGGCGATCGACCACTTCCTGACCAAACCGATTTCACTGGCGGCGATCGGCCAGGTGTTGGCTCAGCAACCGCAGGTGCAGGAAGCAAAGTCAGTCCTTACTGACCTGCGACAAACGCTGGCCGAAATGGCGGGTGGCGATCGCGCCATGCTGCAGCGGCTGGCGCAGACGCTCGGCGATACGCTGCGGCAAGACCGGCAGCGGCTCGCGGACGCCGTCGCCGCGAACGACTGGCCGCGCCTGGAGCAGGCGGCGCACCGCATCAAGGGCAGCCTGCTGATGCTGCAACTGCCGGAAGCCGCGCAGCTGTGCCAGCAGCTGGTGGAAACCGCACGTCGGGGCGCGCTTGCCGCCGCCGCTTATACTAAATTAAAGGCGTTAGTGGCGCAGATAGTGCCGGAGCTGGACGCTCTGCTCGCCGCCGCCCCCACTTTGGCTATGCATAAGGATGAATAA
- a CDS encoding response regulator, whose protein sequence is MPSLLLVDDHPVVHVALEAALMKSSRPYRLQAAQDDVQALALLAEAAFGLVILDIGLPQVDGLQLLKKIRRRYPQQPILIYTAQEAEIYARMAHAAGANGFVNKGSSLAELLQAIEQVLDGETRFPATALAEEAPTADGGLLTPKELEVLGLLSQGLSNLQIADRLHISNKTVSTHKKNIQRKTGAGNLLELVAVFKELAP, encoded by the coding sequence ATGCCCTCTCTGTTATTAGTTGATGATCACCCGGTGGTTCATGTCGCACTGGAAGCGGCGCTAATGAAATCATCCCGCCCCTACCGCCTGCAGGCGGCGCAGGACGACGTCCAGGCGCTGGCCCTGCTGGCCGAGGCCGCTTTCGGCCTGGTGATCCTGGATATCGGCCTGCCGCAGGTCGACGGGCTGCAGCTGTTGAAAAAAATCCGCCGCCGCTACCCGCAGCAGCCGATCCTGATCTATACCGCGCAGGAGGCCGAGATCTATGCGCGCATGGCGCATGCCGCCGGCGCCAACGGTTTCGTCAACAAAGGCAGCTCGTTGGCAGAGTTGTTGCAGGCGATCGAGCAGGTGCTGGACGGTGAAACCCGCTTCCCCGCCACCGCGCTGGCCGAAGAAGCGCCGACGGCAGACGGCGGGCTGCTCACTCCTAAAGAGCTCGAGGTGCTGGGCTTGTTGAGCCAGGGGCTGTCCAACCTGCAGATCGCCGATCGGCTGCACATCAGCAACAAGACCGTCAGCACCCACAAGAAGAACATCCAGCGCAAAACCGGCGCCGGCAACCTGCTGGAGCTGGTGGCGGTGTTTAAAGAGCTGGCGCCATGA
- the aroG gene encoding 3-deoxy-7-phosphoheptulonate synthase AroG: protein MNYQNDDLRINDIKELLPPVALLEKFPATERAAKTVSQARSAIHNILRGSDDRLLVVIGPCSIHDTKAAKEYAGRLLALREELSGELEVVMRVYFEKPRTTVGWKGLINDPQMDNSFNINDGLRLARKLLVEINDSGLPAAGEFLDMITPQYLADLMSWGAIGARTTESQVHRELASGLSCPVGFKNGTDGTIKVAIDAINAAGAPHCFLSVTKWGHSAIVNTSGNGDCHIILRGGKEPNYSAAHVKDVKAGLSKAGLPAQVMIDFSHANSSKQFKKQMDVSADVCGQIGGGEKAIIGVMIESHLVEGNQNLESGEPLVYGKSVTDGCIGWQDTETVLRDLAAAVKARRG from the coding sequence ATGAATTACCAAAACGACGATTTACGCATTAATGATATTAAGGAACTCCTGCCGCCGGTGGCTTTGCTGGAGAAATTCCCGGCCACTGAACGCGCAGCAAAGACGGTGTCCCAGGCCCGCAGCGCAATTCACAATATCCTCCGCGGCAGCGACGATCGCCTGCTGGTGGTGATTGGTCCTTGCTCTATCCACGATACGAAAGCCGCCAAAGAGTACGCGGGGCGCCTGCTGGCGCTGCGTGAAGAACTGAGCGGCGAGTTGGAAGTGGTCATGCGCGTATACTTCGAAAAACCGCGCACCACCGTGGGCTGGAAAGGCCTGATCAACGATCCGCAGATGGACAACAGTTTCAACATCAACGACGGTCTGCGCCTGGCGCGCAAGCTGCTGGTGGAGATCAACGACAGCGGCCTGCCTGCCGCCGGCGAATTCCTCGACATGATCACGCCGCAGTACCTGGCGGATTTGATGAGCTGGGGCGCCATCGGCGCGCGCACCACGGAATCGCAGGTGCACCGCGAGCTGGCCTCCGGCCTTTCCTGCCCGGTCGGCTTCAAGAACGGCACCGACGGCACCATCAAGGTGGCGATCGACGCCATCAACGCCGCCGGCGCGCCGCACTGCTTCCTGTCGGTGACCAAATGGGGCCACTCGGCGATCGTTAACACCAGCGGCAACGGCGATTGCCACATTATCCTGCGCGGCGGCAAAGAGCCGAACTACAGCGCGGCGCACGTGAAGGACGTCAAAGCCGGCCTGAGCAAAGCCGGGCTGCCGGCGCAGGTGATGATCGACTTCAGCCATGCCAACAGCAGCAAACAGTTCAAAAAGCAGATGGACGTGAGCGCTGACGTTTGCGGGCAAATTGGCGGCGGTGAAAAAGCGATCATCGGCGTGATGATCGAAAGCCACCTGGTGGAAGGCAACCAGAACCTTGAAAGCGGCGAGCCGCTGGTTTACGGCAAGAGCGTGACCGACGGCTGCATCGGCTGGCAGGATACCGAAACCGTGCTGCGCGATCTGGCGGCGGCGGTGAAAGCGCGCCGCGGATAA
- a CDS encoding YjgN family protein, which translates to MTSNTSQPLGLHRIKFHGKGGEYFAIWLVNALLTIVTLGIYSAWATVRRRRYFYGNTELDGDRFDYHAQPLQILKGRLLVIGGLIVFYILLAVTPLLGLLALLVLLALLPWIVIRSWRYNAIMSSYRGVRFNYVCRTGRAYWALLFCPLLLIIGLYVALIILLSIGSGFESINAIGLMLVLTLLLAVPAFAAVNGIISALQHDLYVNNLFFGNTPFIAELKKSAFIKFALIGLLIFLPFMLAALVCMGSFILSLYQMVLMGMLTDETADLLVLENIGSLLLMMVVLLIGALIAGSYQVVAQRNYLFNQATLNGNVKLHSSMQTLPYMGLLITNTLITLFSLGFAVPVAEVRHARYLAECTAVEGDLALLDIAAHQETANSAVAEEALQALDLGGSF; encoded by the coding sequence ATGACAAGCAATACCTCGCAGCCGCTGGGGCTGCACCGGATTAAATTCCATGGGAAAGGCGGCGAGTACTTCGCGATTTGGTTGGTTAACGCATTATTGACCATCGTGACGCTGGGCATCTATTCCGCCTGGGCGACGGTGCGCCGCCGCCGCTATTTTTACGGTAACACGGAATTGGACGGCGATCGTTTCGATTACCATGCGCAACCGCTGCAAATTCTGAAAGGGCGGCTGTTGGTGATCGGCGGCCTCATCGTATTTTATATCCTGTTGGCGGTAACGCCACTGCTGGGGCTGCTGGCTTTGCTGGTGTTGCTTGCCCTGCTGCCGTGGATCGTTATCCGCAGCTGGCGCTACAATGCGATTATGTCGAGCTATCGCGGCGTGCGTTTTAATTATGTTTGCCGCACCGGGCGCGCTTATTGGGCGTTACTGTTCTGCCCGCTATTGCTGATTATCGGGCTTTATGTCGCCTTAATCATTTTGCTCAGCATTGGCAGCGGTTTTGAAAGCATCAACGCCATCGGCCTGATGCTGGTGTTGACGCTGCTGTTGGCCGTGCCGGCATTCGCCGCCGTCAACGGTATTATTAGCGCGCTGCAGCACGATCTGTACGTTAATAACCTGTTTTTCGGGAATACGCCGTTTATTGCCGAGCTGAAAAAGTCGGCCTTTATCAAATTTGCCTTGATCGGCCTGCTCATTTTCCTGCCGTTTATGTTGGCGGCGCTGGTGTGTATGGGGTCGTTCATTCTGTCGCTGTACCAAATGGTATTGATGGGCATGCTGACGGATGAAACCGCCGATTTGCTGGTGTTGGAAAATATTGGCAGCCTGCTGCTGATGATGGTGGTGCTGCTGATTGGCGCCTTGATCGCCGGCAGCTACCAGGTCGTCGCCCAACGCAACTATCTGTTTAACCAGGCGACGCTGAACGGCAACGTTAAACTGCACTCTTCCATGCAAACGCTGCCGTATATGGGGCTGTTGATCACCAATACCCTGATCACCCTGTTCTCGCTCGGTTTCGCCGTGCCGGTGGCGGAAGTGCGCCACGCCCGTTATCTGGCGGAGTGCACGGCGGTCGAAGGCGATCTGGCATTGCTGGACATCGCGGCGCATCAGGAAACCGCCAACAGCGCGGTGGCCGAAGAAGCGTTGCAGGCGCTGGATCTGGGCGGCAGCTTCTGA
- a CDS encoding M48 family metallopeptidase, with protein sequence MILEGAYQLPGRAAREAARLLVNESGEGVTLQRQDEQRYIPLADITVSAALGNIPLTLTFKDGARFVPDDDAAFRRWFYQRRSPGWVHRLERHKRGVAVALLMTLLAVVAYVNVVLPWASSEIAMRIPTSVEQTLGEHTQTFLSQSGFEPSALPAERQQALQQLFRQVMPAEMRQERTPLSLKLMAAPGAPNAFMLPDGTLVLSDGLVALSKNDDALAAVMLHEMGHHAYRHPMRMLVRSSLVALTLMWMTGDVSGIGDTLLQSASFVNEMQFSRGMEREADAFAIAEMQRQGRSLAQMAAIYRALAQAPERETADGWALPAWLSTHPAMQERLDAVNEAMAQQ encoded by the coding sequence ATGATCCTCGAGGGCGCCTATCAGTTGCCGGGGCGGGCCGCGCGTGAGGCGGCTCGCCTGCTGGTGAACGAAAGCGGCGAGGGCGTGACGCTGCAGCGGCAGGATGAGCAACGTTACATCCCCTTGGCGGACATCACCGTCTCTGCGGCGCTGGGCAATATTCCGCTGACGCTGACCTTCAAGGACGGCGCGCGCTTTGTGCCGGATGACGATGCGGCCTTCCGCCGCTGGTTCTATCAGCGCCGTTCGCCGGGCTGGGTGCATCGCCTGGAGCGCCACAAACGCGGCGTCGCCGTGGCGCTGCTGATGACGCTGCTGGCTGTCGTAGCCTACGTTAACGTCGTGCTGCCGTGGGCGAGCAGCGAGATCGCCATGCGCATCCCTACCTCGGTGGAACAGACGCTGGGCGAACATACGCAGACGTTTTTGAGCCAAAGCGGCTTTGAACCCTCCGCATTGCCGGCCGAGCGTCAGCAGGCGTTGCAGCAGCTGTTCCGGCAGGTGATGCCGGCCGAGATGCGCCAGGAGCGTACGCCGCTGTCGTTGAAGCTGATGGCGGCGCCCGGTGCGCCGAACGCCTTTATGTTGCCGGACGGCACGCTGGTGCTCAGCGATGGGCTGGTCGCCCTGTCGAAAAACGACGATGCTCTGGCGGCGGTGATGCTGCATGAGATGGGGCATCACGCTTATCGCCATCCGATGCGCATGCTGGTGCGTTCGTCACTGGTGGCGTTGACGCTGATGTGGATGACCGGCGACGTCAGCGGCATCGGCGACACGCTGCTGCAGTCTGCGTCCTTCGTGAATGAGATGCAGTTTTCCCGCGGCATGGAGCGTGAGGCGGATGCGTTTGCGATAGCGGAAATGCAGCGCCAGGGGCGTTCGCTGGCGCAAATGGCGGCGATCTACCGCGCGTTGGCGCAGGCGCCTGAACGCGAAACGGCTGACGGCTGGGCGCTGCCGGCCTGGCTCAGCACCCATCCGGCGATGCAGGAACGGCTGGACGCGGTGAACGAGGCGATGGCGCAGCAGTAA
- the gpmA gene encoding 2,3-diphosphoglycerate-dependent phosphoglycerate mutase: MAVTKLVLVRHGESQWNQENRFTGWYDVDLSDKGRTEAKAAGKLLKEEGFTFDFAYTSVLKRAIHTLWNILDELDQAWLPTEKSWKLNERHYGALQGLNKAETAEKYGDEQVKQWRRGFAVTPPELTKEDERYPGHDPRYASLTEQELPLTESLALTIDRVIPYWDEEILPRIKSGERVIVAAHGNSLRALVKYLDNLSEDEILELNIPTGVPLVYEFDENFKPTKRYYLGNADEIAAKAAAVANQGKAK; the protein is encoded by the coding sequence ATGGCTGTAACTAAGCTGGTTCTGGTGCGTCACGGCGAAAGCCAGTGGAACCAAGAAAACCGCTTCACCGGTTGGTACGATGTTGATCTGTCCGACAAGGGCCGCACCGAAGCGAAAGCAGCAGGCAAGCTGTTGAAAGAGGAAGGTTTCACTTTCGACTTCGCTTACACCTCCGTACTGAAGCGCGCGATCCACACCCTGTGGAACATCCTCGACGAGCTGGATCAGGCCTGGTTGCCGACCGAAAAATCCTGGAAGCTGAACGAACGTCACTACGGCGCGCTGCAGGGTCTGAACAAAGCGGAAACCGCCGAAAAATACGGCGACGAGCAGGTGAAACAATGGCGTCGCGGCTTCGCGGTGACCCCACCTGAGCTGACCAAAGAAGACGAACGTTACCCTGGCCACGATCCGCGCTACGCTTCGCTGACCGAGCAAGAGCTGCCGCTGACCGAAAGCCTGGCGCTGACCATCGATCGCGTGATTCCTTACTGGGACGAAGAGATCCTGCCACGCATCAAGAGCGGCGAGCGCGTGATCGTTGCGGCGCACGGCAACTCGCTGCGCGCGCTGGTGAAATACCTGGATAACCTGAGCGAAGACGAAATCCTCGAACTGAACATCCCAACCGGTGTGCCGTTGGTGTATGAGTTCGACGAGAACTTCAAGCCAACCAAACGTTACTACCTGGGTAACGCCGACGAGATCGCTGCAAAAGCGGCCGCCGTGGCAAACCAGGGTAAAGCGAAGTAA